The Sulfurihydrogenibium sp. YO3AOP1 genome has a window encoding:
- a CDS encoding flagellar motor protein MotB, producing MARKKKHEEHGAGERWAVPYADFLSLLLALFIALFAISTIDKKKLASFVEAISAAFSFKPISSSAPTSIIEGVGVKQKREDAKKKIKERVEQIIKKLNLEGKVSVEVIPMGVRIRILDYILFPPCSTEINQEYKELLNGIAEVIKEAKLPVEVEGHTDDIPPGPTCIYPSNWELSASRAAAVVRYLITAGNLPPYLFSAVGYADTKPISPNNSELGRKLNRRIEINLITGTDKEAELKEKADFIYKENSEEKNEKQKTTTESKR from the coding sequence ATGGCAAGAAAGAAAAAACATGAAGAACACGGTGCAGGGGAAAGGTGGGCTGTACCATACGCAGACTTTCTATCATTACTTTTAGCTCTCTTTATCGCACTTTTTGCTATTTCTACAATAGATAAGAAAAAATTAGCGTCATTTGTTGAAGCTATATCTGCTGCATTTAGCTTTAAACCAATATCTTCGTCTGCCCCTACATCAATAATTGAAGGTGTGGGGGTAAAACAAAAGAGAGAAGATGCGAAGAAAAAAATAAAAGAAAGAGTTGAGCAGATTATTAAAAAACTAAATCTTGAAGGAAAAGTTAGCGTTGAAGTAATTCCTATGGGTGTAAGAATTAGAATATTAGATTATATATTGTTTCCTCCATGTAGCACAGAAATCAATCAAGAATATAAAGAATTATTAAATGGGATTGCTGAAGTTATAAAAGAAGCCAAACTGCCGGTAGAAGTTGAAGGACATACAGATGATATCCCACCCGGACCAACCTGTATTTATCCATCAAACTGGGAGCTTTCTGCATCCAGAGCTGCTGCAGTTGTAAGATATTTAATAACTGCCGGGAATTTACCGCCATACCTATTTAGTGCAGTAGGTTATGCTGACACAAAACCAATCTCTCCAAATAATTCTGAACTAGGAAGAAAGTTAAATAGAAGAATCGAAATAAATCTTATTACAGGTACTGATAAAGAAGCAGAATTAAAAGAAAAAGCAGATTTTATATATAAAGAAAATTCTGAAGAGAAAAATGAAAAACAAAAAACAACTACTGAAAGTAAAAGATAA